From one Gracilibacillus salinarum genomic stretch:
- a CDS encoding BCCT family transporter yields the protein MNNQRIDWPTFIGAFILLIAVTVPLVLFPEAGKEFVSMANTFLTTNFGVFYLAMGLIVFAFLMYVAFSKNGHVKLGEEGQKPEFNSFSWAAMLFAAGIGSSILYWSVIEWVYYYQGPPFGIEAESNEAIQWATAYGIFHWGPIAWAIYTLPALPIAYFYYVRKKPVLKVSEAVRPVLGQWVDGPIGKLIDVLFIFGLLGGAGTTLALGTPMIAEGVHHLTGIPVTLGMQAVIMLICTVIFAISAYSGLQKGIKLLSDVNLWLALFILAFILIFGPTRFIIETTFNAVGILLDNFFKMATWVEPFGNLAGFNETGFPEGWTVFYWAWWLVYAPFVGLFVARISRGRTIREMIIGTMVYGTLGCVLFFGIMGNFGLHLQLTGQFDAIGYMDANGPAATIIAVIGQLPLPNLMIFLFTVLAIIFLATTFDSSSFILASVVQKEVGDEPFRWNRLFWAFTLCIMPLVLMFLGGLDTLQTASIVGGFPLIFIMFLLAWSFMRASNRDITASDDYESPTIHIKRWKKKKKKSALEVLKEKDPDKKND from the coding sequence TTGAATAATCAACGAATCGACTGGCCTACATTTATTGGGGCCTTTATATTATTAATTGCAGTTACAGTTCCTCTCGTTCTATTCCCAGAAGCGGGTAAAGAATTTGTGAGTATGGCAAATACGTTTTTAACGACGAACTTTGGTGTTTTCTATTTAGCAATGGGGTTGATCGTATTTGCTTTTCTTATGTATGTGGCATTCAGTAAAAATGGACATGTTAAACTGGGAGAGGAAGGACAAAAGCCAGAATTCAATTCTTTCTCCTGGGCAGCCATGCTCTTCGCTGCTGGTATCGGTTCAAGTATTCTATATTGGTCTGTTATTGAGTGGGTTTACTATTATCAGGGACCGCCGTTCGGTATTGAAGCAGAATCGAATGAAGCGATCCAATGGGCAACAGCATATGGTATTTTTCACTGGGGACCGATTGCATGGGCGATCTATACATTGCCGGCGTTACCAATTGCTTACTTTTATTATGTGCGGAAGAAACCAGTATTGAAAGTGAGTGAAGCAGTACGACCGGTGCTTGGACAATGGGTAGATGGACCGATTGGTAAATTGATCGATGTACTGTTTATATTTGGTCTGTTAGGCGGTGCCGGGACTACTCTCGCATTAGGTACTCCGATGATCGCGGAAGGAGTTCATCATTTAACTGGTATACCGGTAACACTTGGTATGCAGGCAGTAATTATGTTAATTTGTACCGTGATTTTTGCGATAAGTGCATATTCAGGACTGCAAAAAGGAATTAAACTATTAAGTGATGTCAATTTATGGCTTGCATTATTTATTCTGGCTTTTATTCTTATTTTTGGACCGACACGCTTTATCATAGAGACGACGTTTAATGCTGTGGGGATTTTATTAGATAATTTCTTTAAAATGGCAACCTGGGTTGAACCATTTGGTAATCTTGCCGGTTTTAATGAGACAGGTTTTCCGGAAGGATGGACCGTCTTTTATTGGGCCTGGTGGCTTGTATATGCACCATTTGTCGGGCTATTCGTTGCACGTATTTCCAGAGGACGTACGATAAGGGAAATGATTATTGGTACAATGGTATACGGTACATTAGGCTGTGTGTTGTTTTTTGGGATCATGGGGAATTTTGGTCTTCATTTACAGCTGACAGGTCAATTCGATGCGATTGGTTATATGGATGCCAATGGTCCGGCAGCAACCATTATTGCTGTGATTGGACAATTGCCTTTACCGAATCTGATGATTTTTTTATTTACGGTTTTAGCGATTATCTTCCTCGCTACAACGTTTGATTCGTCTTCCTTTATTTTGGCATCTGTTGTTCAAAAAGAGGTAGGAGATGAGCCATTCAGATGGAATCGTCTATTTTGGGCATTTACTCTTTGTATCATGCCACTCGTCTTAATGTTTTTAGGTGGATTGGATACATTACAAACGGCGAGTATAGTCGGCGGTTTCCCCTTAATCTTTATTATGTTCTTGTTGGCGTGGTCTTTCATGAGAGCATCAAACCGGGATATTACAGCATCCGATGATTATGAATCACCAACCATTCATATAAAAAGATGGAAGAAAAAGAAGAAAAAATCCGCATTAGAAGTGTTGAAAGAAAAAGATCCTGATAAAAAGAATGATTAA
- a CDS encoding LLM class flavin-dependent oxidoreductase yields the protein MELGVYSLGEILSDPKTNQVRSAHDRINALIEMAQYADQAGVDVFGVGEHHRLDYAISSPQMLLSAISQRTKSIRLTALTSLLNTADPVRLFEDFATLDLLSGGRVEFTAGRGAFVEAFPLFGYDEKNYDELFSEHLELFLQLNQQERVTWEGTYRSKLDQAEIAPRPVQQALPVSIGVGGTIESAERAGKNGCGLTVVMIGGIAKKYQPLVARYREVYNGEQAPRVAIAGHTMVRETVEELQKDFYSYYAKYWEHLTKQGIGGAMGVARSDLDFITSAESTLMVGTPEQIIAKIQYQYQLFGHDRFLAQVDFGGQPLESVKVTIDLLTKKVMPYL from the coding sequence ATGGAATTAGGTGTGTATAGTTTAGGAGAAATATTGTCTGATCCGAAAACAAATCAGGTCCGTTCAGCACATGACCGCATCAACGCTCTGATCGAAATGGCACAATATGCTGATCAGGCTGGTGTGGACGTATTTGGTGTCGGTGAACATCATCGGCTCGATTACGCAATATCTTCTCCGCAAATGCTGTTATCTGCTATATCCCAAAGAACGAAATCAATACGATTAACGGCATTAACTTCCTTATTAAATACAGCTGACCCTGTCCGCTTATTTGAAGACTTTGCCACGTTAGACCTCTTATCAGGTGGACGAGTAGAATTTACTGCAGGAAGAGGTGCGTTTGTAGAGGCATTTCCTCTGTTTGGTTATGATGAGAAGAATTATGATGAACTGTTTAGCGAGCATTTAGAGCTCTTCTTGCAACTTAATCAACAGGAACGAGTTACTTGGGAAGGGACTTACCGTTCGAAATTAGATCAGGCAGAAATAGCACCACGACCCGTACAGCAAGCTTTGCCAGTATCGATTGGTGTTGGAGGAACGATTGAAAGTGCGGAACGTGCAGGTAAAAATGGCTGTGGTTTAACAGTTGTAATGATAGGTGGCATTGCTAAGAAGTATCAGCCGCTTGTTGCCCGCTATCGTGAAGTATACAACGGCGAGCAGGCACCTCGAGTTGCTATTGCGGGGCATACGATGGTTCGCGAAACTGTTGAGGAGTTACAAAAAGACTTTTATAGCTATTATGCGAAATATTGGGAGCACTTGACAAAGCAGGGAATTGGGGGAGCAATGGGAGTTGCTCGATCTGATCTGGACTTTATTACCAGTGCAGAATCCACCTTAATGGTTGGGACTCCGGAACAAATAATCGCAAAGATACAATATCAATATCAGTTATTCGGTCATGACCGATTCTTAGCGCAAGTCGACTTTGGTGGACAACCGTTAGAATCAGTGAAAGTAACCATCGATTTATTGACAAAGAAAGTCATGCCTTATTTATAA